A genomic window from Oscillatoria salina IIICB1 includes:
- a CDS encoding Stf0 family sulfotransferase: MDLLPQKKNIQKSYIICSTGRSGSTLLGRSLAQLKSCGTPEEYFHYKRLQGLDLKDNPDKFLGYCNSVLQAGLTSNGVFGIKMHWWQMQDFLRLARQSPLFQDKQDLEILNYFFPNLKFIYIWRKDLVAQAVSTTIALQTDVWEQSSQSETTQQKENFSLKFQPLKIYRWEQKFKDQNRRWREFFRENNLDYYEITNKKLIGFFEEEIRNIVAYLGVDESLLPDKIEMATKSQSTKINKQFIRDYRRLPKLLLKIANKIVRQLN; this comes from the coding sequence ATGGACTTACTTCCTCAAAAGAAAAATATCCAAAAAAGCTACATTATCTGCTCTACAGGTCGTTCGGGAAGCACTCTTTTAGGTCGCTCGTTGGCACAATTGAAGTCTTGCGGTACTCCCGAAGAATATTTTCATTACAAAAGGCTTCAAGGCTTGGATTTGAAAGATAATCCTGATAAGTTTCTTGGTTACTGTAATTCGGTTTTGCAAGCAGGATTAACCTCTAATGGTGTGTTCGGAATCAAAATGCACTGGTGGCAAATGCAGGATTTTCTTAGATTAGCACGACAATCTCCTTTGTTTCAAGATAAACAAGATTTGGAAATCTTAAATTATTTTTTTCCTAATTTGAAATTTATCTATATTTGGCGAAAAGATCTGGTTGCACAAGCTGTCTCGACAACAATCGCACTGCAAACAGATGTCTGGGAACAAAGTAGTCAGAGTGAAACTACACAGCAAAAAGAAAATTTTTCGCTGAAATTTCAACCTCTAAAAATTTATCGTTGGGAACAAAAGTTTAAAGACCAAAATCGACGTTGGCGGGAGTTTTTTAGAGAAAATAATTTGGATTATTACGAGATTACTAACAAAAAACTGATCGGTTTTTTTGAAGAAGAAATTAGAAATATTGTTGCTTATTTAGGTGTTGATGAATCTTTGCTTCCTGACAAAATTGAAATGGCAACGAAAAGTCAATCTACTAAGATAAATAAGCAATTTATTCGCGATTATCGCAGGTTGCCTAAGTTGTTGCTGAAAATAGCTAACAAGATTGTTCGTCAGCTAAATTAA
- a CDS encoding amino acid ABC transporter substrate-binding protein, which translates to MHKWSSLLLAVTLLVAPLSACGSSSDTTSGGNSRLDVVKGRGELVCGVDGSIPGFSYLDENGEYSGLDVDICRAVAAALFDDPNAVQFRNLDSTERFEALKGGEVDMLSRNTTWTISRDTAIGMEFAPTTFYDGQGMMVRTDSNIQSLEDFEGKSICVEAGTTTELNLTDNMRELGVNFEPVTYQQADPAYAAYAEGRCQGMTSDKSQLIARRSTLPNPDDHILLDITMSKEPLGPVTVDNDSAWFDTVKWVTYALVEAEELGITQENLAEMKESQDPTIRRFLGIEGTLGEDMGLPNDFAARVVNHIGNYGEVYDRNLGADSQFNLERGLNDLWKNGGLLYSPPFR; encoded by the coding sequence ATGCACAAATGGAGTTCCCTACTGCTAGCCGTCACACTTTTAGTCGCTCCGCTATCGGCTTGCGGTAGTTCATCAGATACGACTTCAGGAGGCAACAGTCGTCTAGACGTTGTGAAAGGTCGTGGCGAACTGGTTTGTGGAGTAGATGGCAGCATTCCTGGATTCAGTTATCTAGATGAAAACGGCGAATACTCAGGACTAGACGTAGATATTTGTCGCGCTGTAGCTGCCGCTTTATTCGACGATCCGAACGCAGTCCAATTTCGGAACCTCGACTCAACAGAACGTTTTGAAGCCCTCAAAGGCGGCGAAGTCGATATGCTTTCGCGAAATACCACCTGGACAATTAGCCGCGATACAGCGATCGGCATGGAATTTGCACCCACAACTTTTTATGACGGTCAAGGGATGATGGTACGCACAGACAGCAATATTCAATCTTTAGAAGACTTTGAAGGAAAATCGATCTGCGTCGAAGCCGGAACCACTACCGAATTAAATTTAACCGATAATATGCGCGAATTAGGCGTTAACTTTGAACCCGTGACCTATCAACAAGCAGACCCCGCCTATGCAGCTTACGCTGAAGGTCGTTGTCAAGGGATGACCTCAGATAAATCTCAATTAATCGCCCGTCGCAGTACCCTACCCAACCCCGACGACCACATCCTTTTAGATATCACCATGTCTAAAGAACCCCTCGGACCCGTTACAGTCGATAACGACTCAGCTTGGTTTGATACCGTCAAATGGGTAACTTATGCTTTAGTAGAAGCCGAAGAATTAGGCATAACTCAAGAAAACTTAGCAGAAATGAAAGAAAGCCAAGACCCCACCATTAGGCGTTTTCTTGGTATCGAAGGTACTTTAGGTGAAGATATGGGACTACCTAACGATTTTGCCGCTCGTGTAGTCAATCATATCGGTAACTACGGTGAAGTTTACGATCGCAACCTCGGTGCAGATTCCCAATTTAATTTAGAACGCGGTTTAAATGACCTCTGGAAAAATGGCGGTTTGCTTTATTCTCCTCCCTTCCGTTAA